Below is a genomic region from Henckelia pumila isolate YLH828 chromosome 3, ASM3356847v2, whole genome shotgun sequence.
AATGCTTTGTCaagtaataaatatttttttaggccCCTCTCAAAATTATTCTAGGTAGCAACTTGATAGGCTTTTCCCATCACTATATTTTGTTGGTTTGCTTGACTTGGTGAGATCGATTTCCACCAAAACTTAAACACGAGTGAGTCGCGAGTGGGCTGATTGAATTGGTGTGTCAATTCAAGCCGCACAAGATCGAACTAAACTCGAAAAAAGTTGTTGCGTGCTGCTGCGTTCCTTAGCCTTGTGACTACCACTATTTCTTTTTCAACATGAAAAAATAGccatgtcttttttttttttttttctttttccttttttacTGCAAAGAATGCTTACTGTTTTGATTTGTGAAATAAAATGCAATATGTGatgattaaatattataatcaaAAGCAAGAGACCATAAACTATCTGATTCAAAAGAACACAAGGGTTTGCTGTAGTACAGTAAAAACTTGGAGTTTCCTCCATGTTTATAATGTGCTTTGTATAAGATACATAGTATTCTTGCAGGCTGCATATCAATGTTTACAGCTTTGAAACCGGTAAACCTGCGACGAGTTAACGAAGCCATGGTTAGGAAAAGAAAGACCATCAAGAAAGAATTATAGTGTGCTTCAATGGCTGATAATTTACCTATAGCTTTTGAATTGACAATGCTCGGGCATGCAGCAGGCGGGGGCGATTTCTCGTCAAGAAACACCTCCACGCTGTTGGGATTCGACCAAACGGGATATCCTTTTATTTTTCCCTGTAATGTGAACCAAGAAAAAAGATTGCTAAATAAAATTTTAGGCCTTGATAATGGCTGGCTGTGTAGTTTGATTCATGTATGCGGTACCAGAACGTTTAGAGCCGCCAGTGTAGCCATTCCTTCGCGAGTCCACTGCACGTATGAGTGTAAACTTAAGCAGTGATTGACAAAGGTTTCAGTAGGGGGGGAAAGCGAAGAAAAATGTTACCTTGGAAGCAGAGGCTATGTGAGGAACAATAACTGCATTCTTCATTTCTGCGAGCCCCGGTTTCATGTATGGCTCATCCtattaaagaaacaaaaacaagtATATAGAAAACACATTGTTTTTATCCAAGATTAGTCGTTTTATCGTAGTGCTGTAAGGTTTCGGAAGATGTAGGAATAAATATGCGATCACCTCAAACACATCAAGACCAACTCGAAACATAGGATTTGCTTTCAAGTGCTCCACTAGAGCTACCTCATCTATCACAGGCCCCCTGCTGCAGTTTATTAATATCGCTTCCTACATAAAGATGCACAAGTACGAGGCTATAGAAATCATGACGAgtgaaaaaataatcaaatttcatGTAATATGCGCCGCGCCCTACAAAATTTCTATGTTCACTACAGGCTATGGTATTTTATCAGTTCAAGTAACATATGTTATATTACCTTCTTCATCTTTGAAAGCCTTTCTTTATTGACTAAATGATAGGTTGTTTTATCAAGGATCGGATGCAGACTTATCTGCAAAATATCGAATGTTGAATCACAGAAGTTTAACAACCGAAGTCCCAGTGAACATCTActgaaaaatgaaataaaacttGCGAACCACATCAGCCTCTCGAAGAACCTCGTCCATCGACGTCGCCCTTTTCCAAGTTACAGGCTCTTCACCATTGGCTTTCAAGAAGTTCCCATAAGCTGCAATTTCAAGGTAAATAAGTATCTGGTAATGAATAGGACTGTAAGTAACTGCATCACTAGCATTGATGAGCGCGTGCCTGTGATGAACTTTTCAAGACGAGTGGCTTGGTAGAGGTCATAGTAAATCAGGTTCATTTTAAAGCCTTCAACCTATTATAGATAATCAGTTTGATGCAGCACCATTAGAACTTCAGATCAGTTAAACAAGACACAAATTTGCTGAATAATTACCATCATTCTAGCATACGCAGATCCTATGCGACCGGCTCCAATAACTCCAACTGTCTGTCCTTTGAGTAAATTTCCTACAAAACTTTATAGCAAAATGTCCAAATTACATTGCTGCTTTGGCCAAGAAGCACTAAAAGTTGATTAAATATCATACAGATGAGGAAGCCATCCCTCGTATAATCCGGCCCTCATGTACTCATCTGCCTCAACAATTCTTCTTGCAGCAGCTAATGAAAGTGAAGCAGCTAACTCAGCTGTAGTCTCCGTCAGCACTCCCTAAGTAAAACACCCCCATTAAAATGACGAATACGTCGACTACCCTTTTGTATTCTCTCACAGAAGAACAAATTTTCGCTCATGCCGAATGAAATGTTCACACTGATAACCAGTCAACAAGCATATATTTATACAAGAAGTCACACACTCGAATCAAACAAGCAAAACAAAATCTAAATATAACTTACAGGTGTGTTTCCAACAGCAACACCATATTTAGTGGCAGCATTCACATCAACATTGTTGTATCCCACAGCCATGTTGCTAAATGCTTTTCCTCCTGCTCTGCTCAATGCTGAAAATAGTGTCTCCCCCCAGTCCTCAGTTAACTGCAAAAGACACTCATCAAAATGTACTAAATCACACACAAACAGGGGAAAAAATGGAAGCTTTGGCTCCCAAAATTCGACATGTGTGTATCGACTATCAACCTGTCCAATAACTCCATCACATTTGTCACCGATCAAAGCAAGGATGTCTTCAACAGACAATATGGTTTTCTTCTGTGTGCATATCTGTCACACAGAAAGTCAAGAAACAGACAAGAATCAATGCAGGAATCGATTCGAGGTTCCGAAAAACGAAGTTCGAATGAACTGTCATGGTTCTTGGCAAAGGAAATTACTTCCAGACGACAATTTTGTTCGATCAGGAGATTGATCCATCGGGTTCCCGGCATCGGTTTGGTGCTGATAACTCTGTATTTTCCATTCGGATTGTGGACTTCGATTTGCAGAGGCTTTGCCATTTGTTTGAAGATAAAATCTCACACTTGAATGTGTGCTTCTAGTGTTCAATGTTTATCAATTATCTCATGGTGTATCATTGGAGGAGGCAAATTTTTAAACAATTCTTGATTTGCTGCGGCGGGGTGCATCATAAGAGTCATCCATATACAATCAGGAAAGTGTTGAAGGTATAGATGTTTGATTTCATTGGTGGGGGTACACATGGTTGAGGTAAGTGGTGCAACACTAGATTATTGGTGAATTGGAAGAATATTTGGACCTCTCATTTGGCAATAGATAATACTTCTATTGGGTGGCCATAGAGGGATGGGAAGCTATCTTCTTCTTAAATCACAAATTTAGCACTCCTgctgaactttttttttttttttttttttttatagttgaAGCTTCTCaagtttataatataaaatcggAATGTGTATATGACAAATATGATGAAAACAAACATATAcgaatattattataatataaatcaatgatcatataaatattataaattaataataattttctaAAATTACAAACACAACCAAGAAAATTTAGTGACATACCAAGCCACGGCTACAAATCCTTTTGGGTGCAAGTAGGGTGATCTCATTTATAGTCACGTACCGTTTTACGGTTGATTTATGGACACCTTTTAGCTGAGAAATCATTGTTGTggattatttaaatgattttatatattattttttaaaaaaaaactttattgagtggttcatttcatcatcatgtatttatttaattctaatGCCATGAATCTATAGATGTAAATGAAATGACTTGTACTCATGTTATaccataatttttaattaattagtcTACACAAATGAAtagcaaatattttttttaaaataaatgcaCATTACAAAAAATTTAGTGAGACGATATCacaaattaatttttcaaacacGAATGATAGTCTCCTAACAATCTTACTTACTCCGTACACatgtaaattgaattttgttttatttatcaCATCCAAGGAACATAAGACAAAAAATAGTGAACACGTTGTTTTTCtcttttatgttatcaattttaatttatgttcgttcaataaaaaaattaatcaaattgCAATTACGTGTCAACATAGACTTGTCAAATCTAaacaacaaataataataaaagttaTCAAAGGATTCGTTGAAAGAGAAAAAAGGATCTGTCAAAGGTGGCGCCTTGGCAGTACAAAAAGAGCAGATACTTTATCCTTTCAACATCTTCCGCTCCGCTCCTTTCTCCTCTCCTCACTTCTTGTTCCCTACACAAATCCCATTGCTCCTTGAAGTTTTCACCAATCCATAAACAGCAATCTTCGAATTGCGAGATGGAGAGGCTAATCTTTTCCAATTCAATCCCTTCAAAGCTCCATCATCGCTCCAGGCCCGGTTGCAGTCCTCTTGTTCCCCGCTTCGCCACCCAAAGATTGGGTTTTCCTTCGTTGCCGCGTCGCGAGTCTCTCTTGGTCAGCTCCATTTCTTGCACTCTTCAAGACCCGTCTTTTATTCCGTCTAAATCCCGTGAAGATTTGTCATTGTCTGTGGATTCAAATTCAACTGATGGGTTGCCTGCAAAGCCACATTTTCTAAAGCTAATCACTCAGAAATGTTCGCTGCAGCAAAAGGTATTGATTTTGTGGAAGTTGTATTACATTCTATTTTCTTGCTGTGTATGGGTCTTTTGTTCCTGTGTCTTGATCAATTTTGGCCTCTGTTTGAAGTTGATTCTACTTTTAAGAGCTACGGAATGAAATACTTGTTTCCCGAATGAGGAAATTAATGATGAATTTGGATCTCTTTTTGAATCATGGTTGTGAAATTAGTTGGAACTCAACTGCTTCTGTTTCTATTAACTTAGCATCATGTTACTTATTGGGTGATTAAAAGTAGAGGCGCTCTGGTCTCCAAAATGTAGCCAAGATTGTCTTTACAATGTTCATGGCAGAAATAAAATTGGAAGATGGCAAACTTCTCCATTTCACTTTCTAATGAGTATTAAACAAATGACAGAAAACATGCTACATGAATATTATTCTAGCTCTGAGCCAATGCATGACTGAACAAGTTTATTTATGTTGATAAGTTATTGAGAGTAAGCAAGCATTTTCGCAGTCGTCCGGCATATTTTTTCAACAGTTCTTGGTATATGTTTTCTACTTCTCTTTCTTTGTTACGCTTGTGATGATCACTCCTCCCACTGCAATGCAGATATATAATGCTGGGGCGGTGATATTGTTATCAGCAATCTTTCTGACGTTACTCCACCCAGCCCTCGTATCACCTGCTTTTGCTAGTTTCCAAAATGCAGCCAAAACCGCAAGTCCAGCTGCTGGGCATGGCTTCATTCGCGGTGAGTTGCTGAGCAGCGCATGGACTGGCTTATTTGCTGGCTGTCTACACACTTTATCCGGTCCCGATCATCTTGCTGCATTAGCTCCACTTTCGATTGGCCGCACAAGAATGGAAAGTGCTGCAGTTGGAGCCCTTTGGGGATGTGGGCACGATGCTGGACAGTTGATATTCGGCTTGTTTTTCTTACTTTTGAAAGATCGGCTTCATATTGAGGTCATCCGAACCTGGGGAACGAGAGTGGTAGGCTTGACTCTACTCATTATTGGTGCCATGGGGATAAGGGAAGCTTCGGAAGTACCTGCCCCGGTTGTTGTCATGGAAGGTGGTGATCGTGATGTCACTGGTTACAAAGTTCTAAGAAGCCAATCTATTGGAAAGAAGAAGATTGGATTTGCCACCTTTGCTACAGGAATTGTTCATGGATTGCAACCCGATGCTCTGATGATGATCTTACCTGCACTCGCATTGCCTTCTCGTGTAGCTGGTGCTGCATTTCTTTTCATGTTCTTGGTTGGGACGGTCATTGCTATGGGAAGCTACACAGTGTTTATTGGCTCGTGCAGTCAAGCACTAAAGGATAGGGTACCTAGAATTACTGAGAAACTCACTTGGGCATCTTCCCTTGTAGCGATTGCATTAGGGGTTTCCATTTTGATTAGCCAGTTGATGGGATTTAGCTTGTAttgatttttgtgattttgtCTCCCAGAGATTGTAGTATCTATCTTGTTAGAGGTTGCGAGTTGTGACAATTTCAAGATCACAAATCCAAGAATTCGATGTTCATGTTGTGTTTTATATTAAAGACAACTGATCATGCATTGGTAGAAGTATCCATCTTTGTTTTTCTCTGTGTATTTTTTGTTATATGAATATGATAAGTTTTACATGAAAGAAGAACATTAGATGAGTTTTACATGAATATGATAATTATGTAAGCTacaaatttatataattatcACAATTCACATTTattaacaaaaatcaaaatattacaaCATAAAACAAAATAGCACAATAAACATCAAGTTTTTACTGATCAGGTAAGTCCTCCAGATGCTCCTACATCTCCAGAAGCATCACCCCGCTCTTTAATTTTACGTTTCATTTCTCCTCTTCGTGGTAAAATACTTGCCTGCCATGCTTGATAATGCCGACGCAAAGCCAGATCATCCACAGAGTTCAAATCTATCGACAAGATTTTAGTATCATGTGCAAATGAATCCAATTCCAATTTTCGTTGTTTTTGTTTCAATAGTGACATTTCGAGCTGATGGTTTTGTTCTCGAATGACAGATATCTGCTGCCACAATGTTTTGCCAGATGCTCCTACATCTTCAAAATCGTCGCCCACTTTTTTATGTTCCAGAGCTTCTCTTCTTCGTCGCAAAACTCTAGACTTCTCCGCTTGAAAATGCTCACGCAAGACCATATCTTCAAATATAGAGTTGAAATCCATCGACATGAATTTAATATCCTCTCTTAATATCGCCAATTCCAATTTTCGTCGTTTTTGTTTCAATAGTGACATTTCGAGCTGATGGTTTTGTTCTCAAATGACAGATATCTGCTGCCACAATGTTTTGCCAGATGCTCCTACATCTTCAAAATTGTCGCCCATTTTTTTATGTTCCAGAGCTTCTCTTCTTCGTCGCAAAACTCTTGACTTCTCCCCTTCAAAATGCTCACGCAAGACCGTATCTTCAAATATAGAGTTGAAATCCATCGACATGAATTTAATATCCTCTCTTAATATCGCCAATTCCAATCTTTCTCGGTTTTGTTTCATGGATGACATTTCAAGCTGGAGATTTCGTTCTCGGATGACAGACATCTGCTGCCTTATTGTGTTGAGGGctttttcttgttcttcttccttcACTATGTTCTTCTTGTGTTTAACAGTTtcatctttcttctttttcactTTAGGTTTCTTCGCTCCAAGAAATCCCACCTGGaggaaaaaaatacatatataatgtATGTTATTGCTTAGGGGACATGAGATATATATTCCAAATGCTCAACTTTAAGGCAGATTATTTAGGATCCACATGATACTGAAAAGAATGTTTTGCAAAAAAGCAGAGtcttttagaaaaaaatataacaGAATATGAAGCTGGAGTTCCCATCCCATCACATGTCAAAATGTGCACGATAGATCTATATCAAGAAAGAAAAATGTTACATGTTCATACACAATTACAACACGGTCATATGTCACTTTGTAGATATCTttgtaattttgtaatttcaaagaTAAGTAACCATATATGTATACACGTAGCATTACTCAGAAAGAAAAAAGTAGCTTTAAGCACAAATACAAGCTACAATAAAAGCACCCGCTCCGGAAGTACAAATGGTTGTAAATGAGTATATAAGATCTCAAATATTTCTCCTCAGTATAGACAGACAAACAAGGAATATATATAGTGGCTCACAACATGCTACCACCATCAAAACAAAGCAGTAATTATACAGACACAGCtatcaaaaaaacaaaagaacacTGCAAAACTTGCGCACAGGTGGTACAGTTTAAACATGAAATCTGAGAGCAAGAGCATATGATTGATCCGAGGAACGTGAGGAAAGTGAGCGCGAAATCGATAGAGCGAAAGGTTAATAGATTGGTTACCTTTCGTTGGCTTTTCGACGGTAGAGGGACGTCGTTCTCGCCGACGGAAGAAGCAGAAGACGATGTCCCTGCAGGCATTTGATGAAGCGGAAGAAGGGTGAAACGATGATGTGTATAATTGAGGAGTGAACTGAGGGCATGCTGCTGCCTCTGCTTAATATACAGACTTTttcgaaaagaaaaaaattttggCGCTACATTTGTTTGAAAATTCAAATTTGTAGgactgaaaaaataaataataattcttttaaaaaacaatacaaaacaaacaaaaactagaatgtatatTTCGTGTGTAGCTTAAATTatgtaaatcaaaatcaaaatcacttcaacctcattttcattttcattttaaaaagtcAGATTTTTTAGCACGAGCAATATAATACTTATCGTACCAACATTAATGTATATTGAAATGTTTATGCTACTTATGCTATATCGAAATATCGGTATACCAATATTTCAATAtgatatcaatataattttttcaatACAAAAAAATTCAGTATAATACACAATATGAGAGAATTTTTTATATACCATACCAAACCACCTCtaaactgatttgattttcCCAATGAGCCACGTCATATTAGTATAAGGAGAAAATAATCAATGGTTAAGTTCATCTAACATAAAGATAATACCCCGTAAAATTCAAATATCTAGAATTAATCTAAAATTGATTTGAACATATAAATTACATGAAATTGTAacataatcatcaatttctcatcttaaaaacaaaaatacagCTCCTAAGTAAACCTCCAAAAATGCGTAAGATGCCCATTTTTCTACTCTTCATTACCATAATCGTCGCACAATACAATACAATAAATACATCCTTTAGGGAGAGTGCATATCGGACTGGAGCTGGAGCATGAATCTCTTTGATTATAAATACACCGCATTTTTTACAAATTTGGGTACTTCTTATATCAGACTGAGCATTATAGAACATCAGTCTTCGTCGGAACTTGCAAAATCTAGCTCAATCATCTTAGTACCGACCTGCTCAGTTTCCCGTCTGTGCtccattttcatttttttgcTTCTGGGCTCTTGATTTGGTCCGAACCTAAACAATCAGACCATCATCAGCAGGAAAGCATACCAATGAATGAAAATGTGAGAAAAAAGCGTATACAAAAATAGTCCATTTTCAACTACCTTAACTCTTCTCTAGTTTTTGATCGAAGAACATTAACTGTTTCTGTTGGACCCTTTGTCCCTGAGATTGAAACAAATACATTTAGTGAAGGAAATTCAATGGCTGGAGTTAGCATGGACCATATAGAATCGTAGCATACCTGCAACATGATTCAGAAATCTTATTCCTTGTGAATATACATTTGTTGTCACTTTGTCCGCATTGCTGTAGGCATATAACCCCGAGAGTCAGCAAAAGCAAATGTGGAGTCATCAAGAAGTCCCAAAttatgtgttttaaaaaataaaacagcaAAATCTCGACTGTTTAACAATGTGTGTTGTGTTCTCCAAAATATAAATGAATTCACAAAGCAAAAACACGAAGAACACAAAGGAGATAATTATAACTGTATTACTGAATGCAAAACACCCAGAGTGAATCACTCTGTACAATGTTTCCTCCCTAGCAAAGTGCTAGTCACTCCTTTCACGCAATCTCTAACTGCCTCCCTCCTATGCAATTCATCTCTCTTATATCCCACCACCCCTCTTCACGTGGACACATTAACAACTTTGGGCTTCTTAATGTTTTTAGCCACTGGATCTGGATTCATAACAATGTGCTATTGAAAGTGTAAATAAAATAGGAGAAACACAAACCTCAACGCCTTTCGTAATCCTTCTACAGACAGTAATTTAACAGGCTGATTGGATTTTGTAAACTTTGGTCTGTCACTTTTAGGATTAACAACATATATTCCTTGTGACTGTAGTCGATCTCTGAATGCTGTCTTTAAATTTCTGATAAAAGTTCAACTTATTAATTTTCAGAAAGGGCTTTTTAGCAAGATCATTACAAATTTCTCATGTACTGGCTAGAGCTACCTACCCTCCTTTGAGTTCTGCTCTTGTGTTGACGTACTTTTTTGATGCATTCTGTCCTCAAAATTCAAGCAGGAAAAAACGTTTAGTTATATTCCTAAATGATGACGGTGAGATGATTGTAAAATATAACGTGGGACGTACCTGTTTATGGTAGCGGCAGTATTTTCCTTGACGTCTGAAGATGTACAAATATGTAGTAGTTATTTAAAAAGAATGGAACTAAAAATGTAATAAAATACATAGCACCGAAGAAAACCACAGCACAAAATGTGAGTAACTAAAGAAGATAAAGCACGAACTTGGCAAAACATTCAATCGTAAATAAAGGTCCATTTAACATATTATAAATGCAATTAGAGAATAAGAACTATAAATACTATACAGCATGCGATAGGCTtcttcaattaaattaattctgaagATGCAAGGAGATAACTGCATACATATTGATGACTGTTGTGCATTCCTTTCCATCATATCCGTTTCCCTTACAAAATCCAATATCTACTGAAGTACCCAACTTTAGAATGTGTTTCGCAGAAAAGATGCTCAAGGAAAATCCACTTCCCTGAAATAAAACCAGGTATTGAGTTAGAAATCTGGACCATATTCAACTGAAAAAGATAACTGATTATAAAGCACTTACCGAGTTCTCTTTGCGGACATTGCAATTAAATAGAGCAAAGACTGTCCCTACCTTCGTGTTACAATTTTTCTCATAAGCATCACCAAACAAGAAAAGAGAGAGAACATTTTCATCTAGACCTCCCATTTTCCAAATTGCAAAAGACTTTCCTATGGAACTAGTTCTTGGCGATCCCTTTTCAGTTAAAATTCCAACTGTCGCCCAACATCCAGAAAGTGTATCTCCCTGTATTAAGTTCCTAAAACCCAGAATGTAACACTAGAAACAACATTGTGTGATAGAGTTATTAAAGACATAAGGATCATAAAGAACATGCATACTTTATTGCAGGTAATCTGACAAATCGAATATCCGATAAGCGATTGCTCAGCTCAAG
It encodes:
- the LOC140890115 gene encoding glycerate dehydrogenase: MAKPLQIEVHNPNGKYRVISTKPMPGTRWINLLIEQNCRLEICTQKKTILSVEDILALIGDKCDGVIGQLTEDWGETLFSALSRAGGKAFSNMAVGYNNVDVNAATKYGVAVGNTPGVLTETTAELAASLSLAAARRIVEADEYMRAGLYEGWLPHLFVGNLLKGQTVGVIGAGRIGSAYARMMVEGFKMNLIYYDLYQATRLEKFITAYGNFLKANGEEPVTWKRATSMDEVLREADVISLHPILDKTTYHLVNKERLSKMKKEAILINCSRGPVIDEVALVEHLKANPMFRVGLDVFEDEPYMKPGLAEMKNAVIVPHIASASKWTREGMATLAALNVLGKIKGYPVWSNPNSVEVFLDEKSPPPAACPSIVNSKAIGLPVSKL
- the LOC140891788 gene encoding chloroplast protein FOR GROWTH AND FERTILITY 2-like; translation: MERLIFSNSIPSKLHHRSRPGCSPLVPRFATQRLGFPSLPRRESLLVSSISCTLQDPSFIPSKSREDLSLSVDSNSTDGLPAKPHFLKLITQKCSLQQKIYNAGAVILLSAIFLTLLHPALVSPAFASFQNAAKTASPAAGHGFIRGELLSSAWTGLFAGCLHTLSGPDHLAALAPLSIGRTRMESAAVGALWGCGHDAGQLIFGLFFLLLKDRLHIEVIRTWGTRVVGLTLLIIGAMGIREASEVPAPVVVMEGGDRDVTGYKVLRSQSIGKKKIGFATFATGIVHGLQPDALMMILPALALPSRVAGAAFLFMFLVGTVIAMGSYTVFIGSCSQALKDRVPRITEKLTWASSLVAIALGVSILISQLMGFSLY
- the LOC140892825 gene encoding uncharacterized protein → MTSLNNQDDLDLLLSLQDRVFETPPASPSSSYPGYSSDNEIPKQMGKVDMSVFREAVQDCIDYDPESMKKSIKTKLGVRSKDTGVEKFSGLRIRDQVVTPLELSNRLSDIRFVRLPAIKNLIQGDTLSGCWATVGILTEKGSPRTSSIGKSFAIWKMGGLDENVLSLFLFGDAYEKNCNTKVGTVFALFNCNVRKENSGSGFSLSIFSAKHILKLGTSVDIGFCKGNGYDGKECTTVINIRQGKYCRYHKQNASKKYVNTRAELKGGNLKTAFRDRLQSQGIYVVNPKSDRPKFTKSNQPVKLLSVEGLRKALSNADKVTTNVYSQGIRFLNHVAGTKGPTETVNVLRSKTREELRFGPNQEPRSKKMKMEHRRETEQVGTKMIELDFASSDED